TTGCTTGCCATTCAGCAGGCAGTTGGCTCAATGTATCGGTCACTGTTTTCCGGTCTTGTACATCAAAAGCCAATGACAAAACCTTAATAGTATATTTTGCTTCTAGATCAGATGCTATGGTATCTAATCTGTCTTTTCTTCTACCTGTAATGATACAGTTCCATCCAGCTGCGGCAAACGTATAGGCAATAGCTTTTCCAAAACCTGATGTAGCTCCGGTAATGAGTATGATTTTTTTCATAGTGCAAAGTTAAGGTGGTGGATAGCTAATAGGTCATTGCGTATAGTAAAAAATGAAGATGTTGATTCTTGGGTTCTTCCATTAGGATGAACCATTCGCTATCACCTGATCAACACGATCGTACCTTTTTTATACACACGATTACCTAACTGATCTGTTCCTACTGCTTCAAATACATAAGTGCCCGGGGGTTGAGCAATGCCATTGAAAACACCATCCCAACCTTTTCCTGTTTGACTGGTTGAGAATAATAATTGTCCCCAGCGATTATAAATTCTGAAATATTGTAAGGTAGCAATGCCTACACCTACGGGTCGAATCACATCGTTCTTTCCATCTCCATTCGGAGTGAAGGCGGAGGGTACAAATAGATCCGGTCCTGTTTTAAACACACGAACGATCACATCGTCTTCATCGTAACAACCACCTGCACCGATCGCACGAACAATATAACGGATCGAATCTATTGTTTCCGGGAGTGTCAATATTGGTGTGGCACTGGTGGGATCATCTAATCCAGTGATGGGATTCCATAAATAATTGATTCCGCCTTCAGCCAGTAATTGTACAGGTCTTCCGGCAACAGCAAAAGTATCTCTACCTGCATAGGCAGTGAGGGGCTGTGTAACAAAGATGGTCACAGTATCTCGAACCGGTTTGTTACAACCTAAAGTATCGATTGCTGTGAGAATATATTGTGTGGTCTTTGATGGACCAGCGGTCGGGAATAAAGTATTGGCATTGATCAAAGAGGAAGATGGCGACCAGTTAAAATCTGCACCTACAATAGCCCCTCCTAATTGTACACGATCTCCAAAACAAATGGTTGTGTCACTACGGACAGCTACCTGAGGATAAGGAGCAACTTTCACAAATACAGAATCTCTATCCTGACAATAACCCAAATTCGCAGTTACATAATACATGGTATTCACCAACGGTTGGACCATCGGATATTTTGTATTACCGGGAATGGTAACTCCGGTAGAAGTGGTCCATTGATAACTCAGGGCGTCACTGACCGGACTCAAAGTGAATTGGTCGGTGCGACAGATACTCGTATCCATTCCTAATTCAACATCAATGAAATCCAAAACATTCACGGTGACGGTATCGGTATTGATACAACCATTATCATTGATGGTGATAAAGTATCGGGTGGTATCAACAGGGTATACGATGGGATTGGGTGTATTGATGTTCAACATCCGAGCCAAACTCGCGGGTCTGTCGGTGGTCCATGTAACGGTTCCGTTTCCGATCGTGCTTCGTAAAGTAAGTGTGTCAATACTACAGATCAGTGTATCTCGAAATGCAAGATTAACGAGTGGTTTATCGCGGATGATGATGGGCTTTGTGATGGAATCGATACAACCTTTACTATTCGTTGCTACCAATTTTACCTGAACAGTTTGTGGCGTTGCATATTTCCAAACGGTGTCTTTTCTTCTTGATGTGTCAGCTGTTGTAGTAAGGTCTCCCAAATCCCAACGCCAACTATTCACAACACCATACTGTGTTGTTGTTGCATCTGTGAAATTAAAACTATTGAGATAGCAAGTGCCTTGTACATTGAAGTTTGGTACAAAACCAGGATATACTTTTACCTGAGCAGTTGCAGAATCTTTACATCCTCCTGAACTGGTAACAGTAAGTTTCAGCACATAGGTTCCGGTATCTGCATAAGTATGTGTGGGTGTGGGATTCGTTGAGTTCGAGTTTGGTCTATTCTCACCAAAGTCCCAGAGATAGCTTGTGATATTTGAACTGGCAGATTCATTCTGAAAATTCATCGTGAATCCATTACAAGTAATATAACTAGGTTTTAGACTAGCCCCTGTGAGCGAACAATCTGATACCCGTAATGTAAAATCTTTTCGATGCTCGGAGATCGCTATTCCATTGCGCCATTCAGTGATACATACGTTTACTACATAGTAGCCATTAACAGGAGCAATACCTGAAATGATACCGGTGACAGGATTAATTGTGGCTGTTGGACCAAGAGGATTACTACCGGAAAACCCATTTGTATATCCCACAAAACCAAATGGCGGGTTTGAATAATTGACATCATTGGCATTGGTCGTATTTCCTCTATTGTATGCTGCACATAAGCTATATGAAAGTGAATCACCCTGATCAGGATCAGTTGCACTAAAATCAATACTAAAAGGAGAGTTCTGACAAACGAGCGTTGTGTCTTTTAAAGCGAAAACAGGACTGGAATTTGTTCCGGAACCTAATGAGTTAGTTCCCGGAATAGTACAGGTGTATGTAGCGCCTTCTCCAAAGGTGGTTGCAGTGATTTGTTCTTTAACAATATTAGTAATGGCATCTGTTCTGCAACATGTTTGATACATGATAATATAACCTGCTGAAGTAACCGGTAATTCAGCAGTAAAAGTATAAGTCGCTAATTGATAACATACCGATACATTACCGGTAATACAAGGATCAGGACTACCTAAGTTAAGTGTTTCAATATTGCCGGATCTATTGACAGGTACCAGATTCCCAAAACGAGTGGAAGGTAGTGTGTTGTTAAATATACCGATCTGAACAGAACCCGGAAGTTGTGCTACGTTATTACCGGAGGCATTACAATCTCGAAATAAACGAAGTGTGATCTGATATCGTGAATTGCCTGCGTTACCTACTCCTAGATAACTGTAATAAATTTCCCCACCTGCAATATGTCCTGCAAAAGCCGGGATCAGGAAGCCGATTAAAAATATGGTGAGTATCGTCTTTTTCATGCTTATAGAACCAAAACTCCTTTCTTACTGTGGCGTGAAATTACACTCCATCTAATCCAGAAACTCAGTCCTTTTCGTTTTTAACGGGTTTACAACAACCCTAAGAGTAGAATCAGGTATGAATTGCTGCTTATTTTGTCAAATAACAGGAAATTCTTTTATCTGACAAGTCAATACACCGATTTGTTGTCTGAAAACGGTTCATTTTCACCGAATCAATACCGCCGTGCCTTTACGAAATACTGTTTTTCCATAAATGTCTTTTCCTTGTGCGATATAGACATAGGCACCGGAACCTTGGAGAATACCATTATACCTGCCATCCCATCCCAATCCTTGTTGATTGGTTGAGAAGAGTAATTGCCCCCATCGGTTATAGATCCTAAAATATTGGAGTTCGGTTATGCCTACGGCAATGGGTCTTAAAACATCATTTTTACCATCTCCATTGGGAGTGAATCCGCTTGGTACAAGGATATCCGGCTGACTCTTGAATACTTTTACGAGAATATCATCTTCACCATAACATCCTCCAGCATCCGTAACCCGAACACGATACAATATCGAATCGATATCTTCTCCCAAATGTACGATCGGGTTATAGATCATCGAATTGTTTAAGCCGATGGAGGGTGTCCAGTTAAACTGAGATCCACTCGATGCGGTTGCTTCTAATGCCAATAACTGATCCGGAACGATCATCGTATCTCTTCCGGCCTTTACAATAATATTCGGAACCACTTGTATCCGAACTGAGTCCCGAACAGATTTTGGACATCCGGATAGAGTATCTCTCACTACAAGTGTATAAACCATATTGCGCGTAGGGCCAGCCAAAGGATTCATGCCGCTTGCATTCAATAATGCATTCGTAGGTGACCAACGAAAATCTGTTCCGGTATAACTTGCATTTAACTGTAGCCGGCTTCCGTAGCAAATAATAGTATCACGTGTGGAGATATTGACTTGCGGATAAGGTGCAACCCTCACAGTGATCTGATCCGTAGCCTGACATCTACCCAAATTGCCGATTACAGTGTAAGTAGTATTCGCTGTTGGCGTTGCTATCGGATTCTTCACAGAAGCATTGTTAAGCGTTAATGCAGGCGACCATGAAAATGAACTGGCAATTGTATTTGTTCGAAGTGTGATAGGATCGCTCAGGCATATCGTTGTATCAGGTCCAACTTGTACGGTGATATAGTCAACTACATTTACCGTAACAGTATCCGTATTGGTACAGCCATTGTCAGACATGGTTACGATATACCTGGTAGTATCTTTTGGAAAAACGATTGGTCGGTTTGTGTTCCTTCCGAGAATATGGGTATTGGGTAGCCAAGTGAAATTACCGGTACCGGTTACAGGGATCAATAAACTATCAATACTACAAATAACCGTATCCCGAAAAGGTAAATTGATCGTTGGTTTATCACGAATCGTAACTGATTTTTGAACACTGTCGATACAACCCTTATTGCTTTCAACAATCAACTTTACGGATGCGTTCAAGCTTCCGGCATACTTATACTGTGGATTGGCAATGATGGCGGTATCTGCTAACGTAGTATCTACACCGAAATTCCATTTCCATGTATTGATCGTACCATACTTGGCGAAACTGGCATCTGTAAACTGATAAGGTAATTGAACACAAAATCCTGTACTATTGAAGTCAGCTTTAAACCCGGGATATACCAATACTTCTGTACTATCTGTTCCTTCACATCCTTCAGGACCTTTTACTGTTAATCGTGCCATGTATCTACCTGTATCTGCATATGTAAAAACAGGAGTGGGGGAACTAGAAAAATTATTCATGTTTCCGGGAACACCAAAATCCCACAAATAGGAAGTAATGGAAGACGAAGTAGAACCATTTTCAAAGTTTACCGTATTGTCATCACATTTGACAATTCTCGGCGGCAGATCTGCTTCGATCAGATCACAGTCATCCACTTTTAAAATAAAATCTTTTCGATGTTCTGTAAATGGTTTGCCTGCCCTCCATTCCGTAATACAAACGCTTACCACATATTGTCCACCTGCTGGCGCAATACCTGAAATGATACCGGTTTCCGCGTCAATGGTTACTTTATCACCCAAGGGCTGATTACCATTGTAAGGAAACACATACGTCAAGGGATCTAAGGCCAAGTCTTTTGGGATAGTAAAATTGGCAGCATTACTACCCGCAGGTGCGTTAAACCCTTCACAAAATGAATAGGTCAATTTATCGCCATCTGAATCGGTTGCTCCAAAATCAAGTATAAATTTCTTTTGTGTGCAAACCAAAGCCGTATCCTTTACGCGGAATTGAGGGCTACTGTTGTGTTGTCCTTCAGCAAGTGATGCGGTACCTGGAATTCTTGTGATATAATTACTACCAACATTCACAGGATTCGCAAGATTTGAAATTTGGTTAATACGGCAACACCCTAAACGTGTTAGCAAATAACCGCTTATATTATTGGGTAATGCAATAACATTAGAATAGATCGCTACTTCATAACATACTTCTGGATCACCTACTAAACAAGGAAATAGATCTGTTCGGAGTTTAAGTGTATTCACTGAACCAACGATCGGCAAAGAGAGTTCTGTGAATAAAATACTATTCTCATAGATACCTACATTGACCCTTTCGTTTTCTAAACGAGGTCCGGAGGAAGAACATTCTCTGAAGAGACGTAATGTGATTCTATAATTACTGGTATTGGGAGCATTGCCAGAACCCAGGTATTCATAATACAATTCTCCACCCGCCACATGTCTGGACAGTGCGGGCAATGCGCATAGTAGAAGAAACATTATGAAGAATAGTTTCTTCATAAAAAGTATTACGATTGATGTATGAATGCATCGATATATTGATTGATCCTCTCTGTTGATTCTAACATACCCATATGACCAATTCCTTCCAGTACATGAATATACGAGATTAGAGGAAGATGCGTTTGCTGTAACACATCGTTTAAGGGGGCAGCTACATCTTCTGTTCCAAGAACGAACAAAATAGGCAAGGGGTTGCCTTGTAAAACGGCTGTTCGATCGGGTCTTTGCATCATGGCATAATAGTATGCCTGTAAAGAAGAAGTGGTGAGTGATGCTGATTTTTGGATCAACTGCTCTATGATTTCCGGATTATCTTTTTTACACCGGTCGCCAAACAAATTCGGGATCGTATTTTTTAAGAATGCGAATCCGCCATAAATGTGCATCATTTCAATACCTCGCAACCGAACATTTTTTTTCTCTTCACTGTCAGCAAATGCAGTAGAATGGATCAATCCAAAGCCAAGTAATTGCTCAGGATATTTTTCTGCAAAAGCCAATGTGATATACCCACCCATGCTATGACCGAGCATGAAACATCGGTCAATATGTTCATTTTCAAGCATGGCATGAACGGCATCTGCAAGCTTGTCAATCGTGAATCGTGATGGGTCAACAGCATTTGAGTGAGCTGAAATATCCTGAGTGCTTGTCCATTCTGAAGATCCGGTACCTGGTAAACCAGGAATGATCAGCATACATTTTTTTTCTAAGTATGTGATTTGCGCACCCCAGATACTACTGTCCTCTCCGAAACCATGTAGCAATATAACCGGAGTACCTTTTCCGACTACTTGATAATGAATGGTTCCATCTGACCAACTACACTGATTGAACATGTGATTATTTTTTTCGGAATCTATCTGTGAATTTCCACAAGATCAACAGCAAGCTGATCGCTGATGCAATTTTATAGAGATAATCACCCCATTGCACATAAAAAGTTTCTCCGCTAACCACCGGTACTGGATATTTAATAGCCGTTTTTTGATTCCAAGGTTGGCTTGTTTTGATCTCACCAAGTGGATCGATCACTGCAGAGATGCCCGTGTTTGCACTTCTGGCCACCCATTTTCTTGTTTCAATAGCACGGAGTTTTGCATAGTGCAAATGTTGTCGATGCCCCGGCGTATTTCCCCACCAACCATCATTGGTCATGATGGTGAGAATATTCGCTCCTTGTTTCACATATTCACCCACATATTCTCCATACACACTTTCATAACAAATAATGGGAGCACTGCTATAAGGGTTTTGTGGTGTTGAGAAAGCAGTAGCACTTTCAGATCTTCCATATCCACCGGTTGTTCCGCCAAATTGCTCAAAAACAGGGGCCATGAAATTTAAAAAAGTGGGTAGTGATTCAACACCGGGTACCAATTTGCTTTTGTTGTAGAATGCGATGGGTAGCCCGTTGGTAATATGTACTGCTGCATTGAAAGCGTCGTAATAAGTACCACTCCCTGTTGTTCTTGCTGTTGCAGTTTGTTTTTCATACCCATAATTTTTATAGGTCTCAATCCCGGAAACAAGACTGATAGCTGGATGTTTTTTACTGAACGCAAAAACAGGTTGATAATAGCCGTTGTATAAAACATTGTCCTGCCATTCAGCGTCACTCATGGCTGTTTCAGGCCATAGTACCAAAGCAGTATTACTGTCTATGTTTTGTTCTGTTAATTGTAATAACGAATTGATCTGTTCGCTGGTAGATCCTGCATTGAATTTTCCATAAGGATCTACATTGGGTTGTACGATGACAATATTTTGTTTTGCGGTATTTTCCTCGATCTTAGGTTTGATGAATATCGATAGCATAACAGGTATGATGAGTATAGTGATACTGATCAACACATTTTTTTTGACATTGACTTTTTGTTGGAAAGACAAAATAGTTTCGTACAAAAAAACATTGCCGATCAATACCCATAAGGTACCACCTTGTACACCTGTGAATTCATACCATTGGATACTATCAGGATACATGGCGAATACATTTCCTAATGATAACCAAGGCCAGCTTAATTGCCAGTTGTGGTGTATATATTCAAAGCACATCCAGAAACTGATCAAAGAAATATAACCGATGCGTTTCCCTTTTTTCTTCAAATGAAAATAGCCCCACCATGGAAAAGTCATTAACATACTATTGAACATGATAGCAGCGATGGTTCCTACATCCGTTGAATTCCACATCCACCAGGTAGTGCCGGTATTCCAGATGAGTGTTGTGAGAAATGTCGATCCAAAAAAACGAGAGGCAGTCATATTCCTATCTGCTACCATCAATAATGGTATCCAAGCAATAAATATCAATGGCATCAATGAAGAAGCAGGCCATGCTATGTACAGCAGTAGTCCTGATAATATGATGAGATATAAAGAAGGTGTTTTCACAAGCTGTATTTATTGCCCCAAGTTCGTAATAAAAAATAAAAAAGCTCCGGTATATGCCGGAGCTTTTTATAATAGGGTATCAGTTATTTCCGACTATAGTTCGGAGCTTCTTTGGTAATATCAATATCGTGTGCATGACTTTCTTTCATTCCCGCATTTGTAATCTTTACAAAAGTGGCTTGCTGTAAAGCTTTGATATTCTTTGCACCGCAATAACCCATACCGGCTCTTAATCCACCTACGTATTGATAAACGATCTCACTCAAACTACCTTTATATGCCACACGACCTTCGATTCCTTCCGGTACAAATTTTTTGATATCATCTTCAACATCCTGGAAATAACGGTCGCCGCTACCTTGACTCATTGCACCCAAACTTCCCATACCGCGATATTCTTTGAATTTACGGCCTTCGTAGATGATGGTGTCACCTGGACTTTCCTGCACACCGGCAAATACACTACCCATCATCACAACATTTGCACCTGCTGCCAAAGCTTTGACCATATCACCTGTATAACGAATACCACCATCAGCGATGATGGGTGTACCTTTTGTTTTTAGGGCATGACTTGCTTCCATAATTGCGGTGAGCTGAGGAACACCCGCGCCGGCAACGATACGGGTGGTACAAATAGATCCCGGACCAATACCTACTTTAACGGCGTCGGCACCCGCTTCTGCCAATGCTTTCGCTCCAGCGGCTGTACCCACATTACCTGCTATGATCTGTAAGTTTTTGAAATTTTTTCTCAGTGCTTTCAATGCTTCGATAACACCTTTGCTATGACCATGTGCGCTATCAAGTGTTACCACATCAACACCAACTTGTTGTAATGCTGCAGCACGATCCATCAGATCCCTTGTGATACCTAAGGCAGCACCGACCAATAGTCTGCCTAAATTATCTTTTACACCATTAGGGAAATTACTCAGCTGCATGATATCACGATAAGTGATCAGTCCAATGAGCTTTCCCTGTTTATTGACAACAGGAAGTTTTTCAATTTTATATTGACGTAAGATCTTTTCTGCTTTTTTCAGATCGGTTCCTTCGGGGGCAGTGATGAGATTTTCCTTCGTCATCACTTCTTTTACCTTTTTCTTTTTATCTGTTTCAAAACGGAGGTCTCTGTTGGTAAGAATACCCACTAGTTTCTGTCCACCATCAATGATAGGAATACCGCCGATCTTATTCTCCTTCATCAGTTTTAAAGCGTCACCGATCGTAGCGTCAACCAATAAGGTAACCGGATCGATGATCATGCCGCTTTCGCTGCGTTTTACCTTGCGCACCTGTTCGGCTTGCTTTTCGATCGTCATGTTTTTATGGAGAATACCCAATCCGCCTTCACGCGCCAATGCAATGGCCAAACCTGCTTCTGTTACGGTATCCATTGCAGCAGAAAGGATCGGAACATTCAATGTAATGGCTTTGGTAAGCTGAGAACGGATGTCAACTTCACGTGGAAGTATTTCGCTGTAAGCGGGCATCAACAGAACGTCATCGAAGGTAAGTCCCTCACCGAATAACCTGGATGCAGCAGCAGTGTTGCTGGGAGAAGATTTTCTTGTTGCCATGTGCAAAGATAGTTCAATGGGAATATTGATTCCAAAAAATGATTTGGTGGTCTTGGTTCATGGTCGATGGACCATAGACCATGGTAGAACATAGTCAGTATTCCATGGACTATGGTCTATCAACCAACTAACTCAATTGGTATCTCTTCCCCGGCAGTTGAATAATGATATTCTGTAATTCAAGATTTAGAATCGCAGAAGCCATGGCTGAACTGCTGAGGTTGCTTTTGAGGTAGAGTTCGTCCACATGCATATGTTCACAAGTGGAGAGGATGGATACAATGATTTGTTCATTGGGTGTGCATTCGAGGAATAGTTTTTTTTGAGAATTTTTTTTCTTTTTTGGTTCTTGCCAACCCAATGCGCTGACCAGTTGCTCAGGGCCCGTGAGTATAGTGGCTTTATTTTGAGCGATCAATTGCAAGCATCCACTGCTGCGATGATCGTAGATGCGACCCGGCACGGCAAATACATCACGGTTGTATCCAAAAGCAAGATCAGCAGTGATCATACTCCCGCCTTTTATAGCAGTTTCTATCACGATTGTAGCATCAGAGATTCCCGCGACGATCCTGTTTCGTTGGGGAAAATGATGTCTGTCAGGTAATGCATCAAACCAGAATTCTGTGAGAAGCCCACCTTGGTCTATCATTTCTCTAGCAAGGGATCTGTGTACATGCGGATATATAGTTTTGAAACCATGTGCCATCACACCAATGGTAGGAAGTTGATGCTGTAATGCTGATCGATGCGCAATGGCATCGATACCGTGTGCCAATCCGCTTACGATGATCACATCATAAGGTTGTAAGGTTTTGATCAGTTGTTCAGTTACCATTCTGCCATAGTCGGTTGCATTCCTGCTGCCGATGATGCTGATGATCCTGGATGTGTTCAAAGATCTATTGCCTTTGAAGAAAAGAATCAATGGAGGATCGGCACAATTTTTAAGTCGTTGCGGATATTGCTGATCAGTAATGAAAAGGATGGAAAGACCATGTTGTGCTATCTTTTTCAGTTCTTGTTCAGACAAATGATGATCTGTGAATTTTTTGATCTTTGCAGCTCTTATTTCTCCAATGCCTTCTACTGCTGCGAGCTCTTTTTTTCTGGCCTTGAAAATCGCAGAGGCGGTTCCAAAATATTCGATCAGTTGCTTGGTGAGAATGCTGCCGATATCGGGTATTCGTGTTAGGGATAATTGATAGATGGTTTCTTCCGTAATCATCCGAACAATGTCACCAAAAAAATAATGCGAAAAACAGGTATTTATACATAGGGAATTACCTTATTTTACAGATATATATTTTTTATCATTTATGCGCGGTACGTTTTTTTTATTTGTTTTGGTTGTTGCCCTTCAATCGGATGCTCAGCAGCTGCAATTACCTTTTTCGGTCAAATATTTTTCTGGATCGATTCGATCAACTGATTCATTATTGATCAAAAATGTGGGTAAGAAAAATGGCTTGGGATTACCTAATTATGAAATTACCATACTTGACACAGCTGCATTGATCAGGCCTTATGAACGAGAACGAGAAAGGGCTGAAAGTATGATTGGATCTGGCTTTCGATCACATACCATATTCGTGGATTTGAAAAATCAATACCAATATTTTCAATCAGAGCCGATAGGTCTTGATAAATTTTTGGTGCAGGAAAAATATCGGCAAACAGTATATGATCTGATAAATGATTCCATCTCAGTTTTAGGATATACATGCTACAAAGCGGTTCTAAAGGCTAAACCCGGGAACCAGACTAATAGCGTAATGTGGTATGCACCTTCCTTGCCATATCCTATTTCTCATTTAGGTTTTAGCGGGTTGCCTGGTCTCGTACTTGCAAGTGAAACTTATAATGGAAAAAGTAGAGCTGTTTTAATAGCTACAGAAATCAAGACTGAGAAAAGAACGATCGTAAAGCCTTTCAAAGGAAAGCCGGTTACGCAGGAAACTTTTTTTAAAGCGCTAGAAACCTTAAGAAGAAACTG
Above is a genomic segment from Sediminibacterium sp. KACHI17 containing:
- a CDS encoding PKD domain-containing protein yields the protein MFLLLCALPALSRHVAGGELYYEYLGSGNAPNTSNYRITLRLFRECSSSGPRLENERVNVGIYENSILFTELSLPIVGSVNTLKLRTDLFPCLVGDPEVCYEVAIYSNVIALPNNISGYLLTRLGCCRINQISNLANPVNVGSNYITRIPGTASLAEGQHNSSPQFRVKDTALVCTQKKFILDFGATDSDGDKLTYSFCEGFNAPAGSNAANFTIPKDLALDPLTYVFPYNGNQPLGDKVTIDAETGIISGIAPAGGQYVVSVCITEWRAGKPFTEHRKDFILKVDDCDLIEADLPPRIVKCDDNTVNFENGSTSSSITSYLWDFGVPGNMNNFSSSPTPVFTYADTGRYMARLTVKGPEGCEGTDSTEVLVYPGFKADFNSTGFCVQLPYQFTDASFAKYGTINTWKWNFGVDTTLADTAIIANPQYKYAGSLNASVKLIVESNKGCIDSVQKSVTIRDKPTINLPFRDTVICSIDSLLIPVTGTGNFTWLPNTHILGRNTNRPIVFPKDTTRYIVTMSDNGCTNTDTVTVNVVDYITVQVGPDTTICLSDPITLRTNTIASSFSWSPALTLNNASVKNPIATPTANTTYTVIGNLGRCQATDQITVRVAPYPQVNISTRDTIICYGSRLQLNASYTGTDFRWSPTNALLNASGMNPLAGPTRNMVYTLVVRDTLSGCPKSVRDSVRIQVVPNIIVKAGRDTMIVPDQLLALEATASSGSQFNWTPSIGLNNSMIYNPIVHLGEDIDSILYRVRVTDAGGCYGEDDILVKVFKSQPDILVPSGFTPNGDGKNDVLRPIAVGITELQYFRIYNRWGQLLFSTNQQGLGWDGRYNGILQGSGAYVYIAQGKDIYGKTVFRKGTAVLIR
- a CDS encoding alpha/beta hydrolase → MFNQCSWSDGTIHYQVVGKGTPVILLHGFGEDSSIWGAQITYLEKKCMLIIPGLPGTGSSEWTSTQDISAHSNAVDPSRFTIDKLADAVHAMLENEHIDRCFMLGHSMGGYITLAFAEKYPEQLLGFGLIHSTAFADSEEKKNVRLRGIEMMHIYGGFAFLKNTIPNLFGDRCKKDNPEIIEQLIQKSASLTTSSLQAYYYAMMQRPDRTAVLQGNPLPILFVLGTEDVAAPLNDVLQQTHLPLISYIHVLEGIGHMGMLESTERINQYIDAFIHQS
- a CDS encoding GLPGLI family protein; translated protein: MRGTFFLFVLVVALQSDAQQLQLPFSVKYFSGSIRSTDSLLIKNVGKKNGLGLPNYEITILDTAALIRPYERERERAESMIGSGFRSHTIFVDLKNQYQYFQSEPIGLDKFLVQEKYRQTVYDLINDSISVLGYTCYKAVLKAKPGNQTNSVMWYAPSLPYPISHLGFSGLPGLVLASETYNGKSRAVLIATEIKTEKRTIVKPFKGKPVTQETFFKALETLRRN
- the dprA gene encoding DNA-processing protein DprA, which codes for MITEETIYQLSLTRIPDIGSILTKQLIEYFGTASAIFKARKKELAAVEGIGEIRAAKIKKFTDHHLSEQELKKIAQHGLSILFITDQQYPQRLKNCADPPLILFFKGNRSLNTSRIISIIGSRNATDYGRMVTEQLIKTLQPYDVIIVSGLAHGIDAIAHRSALQHQLPTIGVMAHGFKTIYPHVHRSLAREMIDQGGLLTEFWFDALPDRHHFPQRNRIVAGISDATIVIETAIKGGSMITADLAFGYNRDVFAVPGRIYDHRSSGCLQLIAQNKATILTGPEQLVSALGWQEPKKKKNSQKKLFLECTPNEQIIVSILSTCEHMHVDELYLKSNLSSSAMASAILNLELQNIIIQLPGKRYQLS
- a CDS encoding PKD domain-containing protein — its product is MKKTILTIFLIGFLIPAFAGHIAGGEIYYSYLGVGNAGNSRYQITLRLFRDCNASGNNVAQLPGSVQIGIFNNTLPSTRFGNLVPVNRSGNIETLNLGSPDPCITGNVSVCYQLATYTFTAELPVTSAGYIIMYQTCCRTDAITNIVKEQITATTFGEGATYTCTIPGTNSLGSGTNSSPVFALKDTTLVCQNSPFSIDFSATDPDQGDSLSYSLCAAYNRGNTTNANDVNYSNPPFGFVGYTNGFSGSNPLGPTATINPVTGIISGIAPVNGYYVVNVCITEWRNGIAISEHRKDFTLRVSDCSLTGASLKPSYITCNGFTMNFQNESASSNITSYLWDFGENRPNSNSTNPTPTHTYADTGTYVLKLTVTSSGGCKDSATAQVKVYPGFVPNFNVQGTCYLNSFNFTDATTTQYGVVNSWRWDLGDLTTTADTSRRKDTVWKYATPQTVQVKLVATNSKGCIDSITKPIIIRDKPLVNLAFRDTLICSIDTLTLRSTIGNGTVTWTTDRPASLARMLNINTPNPIVYPVDTTRYFITINDNGCINTDTVTVNVLDFIDVELGMDTSICRTDQFTLSPVSDALSYQWTTSTGVTIPGNTKYPMVQPLVNTMYYVTANLGYCQDRDSVFVKVAPYPQVAVRSDTTICFGDRVQLGGAIVGADFNWSPSSSLINANTLFPTAGPSKTTQYILTAIDTLGCNKPVRDTVTIFVTQPLTAYAGRDTFAVAGRPVQLLAEGGINYLWNPITGLDDPTSATPILTLPETIDSIRYIVRAIGAGGCYDEDDVIVRVFKTGPDLFVPSAFTPNGDGKNDVIRPVGVGIATLQYFRIYNRWGQLLFSTSQTGKGWDGVFNGIAQPPGTYVFEAVGTDQLGNRVYKKGTIVLIR
- the lnt gene encoding apolipoprotein N-acyltransferase gives rise to the protein MKTPSLYLIILSGLLLYIAWPASSLMPLIFIAWIPLLMVADRNMTASRFFGSTFLTTLIWNTGTTWWMWNSTDVGTIAAIMFNSMLMTFPWWGYFHLKKKGKRIGYISLISFWMCFEYIHHNWQLSWPWLSLGNVFAMYPDSIQWYEFTGVQGGTLWVLIGNVFLYETILSFQQKVNVKKNVLISITILIIPVMLSIFIKPKIEENTAKQNIVIVQPNVDPYGKFNAGSTSEQINSLLQLTEQNIDSNTALVLWPETAMSDAEWQDNVLYNGYYQPVFAFSKKHPAISLVSGIETYKNYGYEKQTATARTTGSGTYYDAFNAAVHITNGLPIAFYNKSKLVPGVESLPTFLNFMAPVFEQFGGTTGGYGRSESATAFSTPQNPYSSAPIICYESVYGEYVGEYVKQGANILTIMTNDGWWGNTPGHRQHLHYAKLRAIETRKWVARSANTGISAVIDPLGEIKTSQPWNQKTAIKYPVPVVSGETFYVQWGDYLYKIASAISLLLILWKFTDRFRKK
- the guaB gene encoding IMP dehydrogenase; this encodes MATRKSSPSNTAAASRLFGEGLTFDDVLLMPAYSEILPREVDIRSQLTKAITLNVPILSAAMDTVTEAGLAIALAREGGLGILHKNMTIEKQAEQVRKVKRSESGMIIDPVTLLVDATIGDALKLMKENKIGGIPIIDGGQKLVGILTNRDLRFETDKKKKVKEVMTKENLITAPEGTDLKKAEKILRQYKIEKLPVVNKQGKLIGLITYRDIMQLSNFPNGVKDNLGRLLVGAALGITRDLMDRAAALQQVGVDVVTLDSAHGHSKGVIEALKALRKNFKNLQIIAGNVGTAAGAKALAEAGADAVKVGIGPGSICTTRIVAGAGVPQLTAIMEASHALKTKGTPIIADGGIRYTGDMVKALAAGANVVMMGSVFAGVQESPGDTIIYEGRKFKEYRGMGSLGAMSQGSGDRYFQDVEDDIKKFVPEGIEGRVAYKGSLSEIVYQYVGGLRAGMGYCGAKNIKALQQATFVKITNAGMKESHAHDIDITKEAPNYSRK